The genomic interval TGCAAACCATTATCGAATTTATAGACACTGGCATATTGTCTTTTGATACAACAGGCGAAGTTGAAATGATGAACCAGTCATTTAAGAAAATGCTGAACGTACCATACATGAAAAATGTAAAGTCGTTGCAGAAAAAAAATGAACCTTTGTTTAAAGCCATTACCGAGTTAAAAGTAGGTCAACATACCTTGCTGAAGCTGGATGTGAACCAGAATACACTAAAACTTATGCTATCGGCAACCAGTTTCAAAGCGCATGGTAAAAAATTCATGCTGATTGCCTTTCAAAATGTGAGTGCCGCATTGGAAGAAAATGAAACAGCTACCTGGCAAAAATTACTTAGGGTAATGACCCACGAAATCATGAATTCCGTAGCGCCTATTTCTTCTCTGGCAGATACACTCTCTAAACGACTATCGCAGTCAGAAAGCATGATTATGGCAGATAACGACTTATTAGGAGAAGAGGAAATGGAACCTATACGGGATGTATTTGAAGATGTAGCGCTAGGTGTAGATGTGATTCATAAACGTAGCCAGGGTTTGTTAAAATTTGCGGAAACTTACCGGAATCTGAGCAAAATTGGTGATCCGGTGGTAGAAAATGTTTTAGTAAAGGAATTATTTGAAACCATTTACCGGTTGATGCACACCGACCTTGAGAAAAAGGGTATTGAACTGAAAGTATCGGTTACACCACCCAATCTACCCTTACAAGCCGATCCCAGGTTGCTCGAGCAGGTATTAATAAACCTGGTTCTAAATGCTTCAGAAGCCGTTAAAAACCGGGAAAAGCCAGTAATTAAGCTGATTGGTATATTAAGTGAAACGAATAAGCCTATAATTGAGGTAGTTGATAATGGGATTGGTATTCCACCAGAGCTGGCCGAAAACATATTTATTCCTTTTTTTACTACCAATAAAAATGGGTCTGGCATTGGACTAAGCCTCTCTAAACAAATTATGCAGGTACACAAAGGTAGCATTCAAATGCAATCTGTTGAAAATGAGGGAACCGTCTTTAGTTTAAGGTTTTAATCTGATACAGCTGTTTCTAGCTACACACTTATAAATAAAACAAAAAGGCTGTGTTTAATACGCAGCCTTTTTGTTTTGGATAAATTCTTAAGTTAAATAGCTCCTTCTAATACATCTTTGATATTAACCCGTTCGCCATCTTTGTAAGGCACGATCCAGGCATCTTTTACACCCATTTCTCTCAGGTATTTCTTAAAATTATCGGCTTCCCAATATTCACCAAAATAACCCAGGGTATATTTTTTTACGCCATCCGGATCTACGTCGCCGCTGAAATTCTGATTATTTTCAAAATATTTGCTTAAATCTTTATTACGGAAAGCGCCAATCTGTACTTTAAAAATTACGCCTTTTGCGCTTATTTTACTGCCAGAGCCAGTAACATTGGAAGATTGCTCATCGGCGAGTTTGGTCTTGGCTTCCTGTAATTCAGCTTTTAATTTTTCGATCTCAGTATCCTTTACACTCATTTGTTCCTCAAACCCCAGAACCTTAGCGTTTAACTCACTTGCCTCGCTTTTTAATTTTGACTGCTCGTCTACCAGGCTTTTATATTCGAGTGGGTCGAGGCTTTTGGCTTTCTTTTTCCATTCTTTCTCTGTTGCCTTATCTTCTTTGGACTTTTTACGCTTTTGTGCATAGCTGTTAGATACAAAGCTTACTGACAGGCAAAGTATCAAAATGAGAACATAATTTTTCATAAGATATTTAAATCGGCTAATATTATTTCTACAGTTGAGGTTATCTATTCGCTACTGACTATCTGAGTAATACAACTCATTAATTATCAATAGGGAATAATAACTGTAAAAATACTTTTGGCCTACATAACAGGTTTTATTTTTTCAGCCGAAAACATACAGCGTGATAGAAATACTTAAAAGAAAGACAGATGGGAAAAACCAGGAAAGAACATGTAAAAAAATCCATGAAACTTTATCCACAAAAGTGCAAAAGTTATCAACATTTTACTGATGAAACTTGTAAAATGCTGAATATCAGTATGAATAAATATATTTTGAAATAAATAATTTGTGGATAAAAAGGAGTTTTGAGTTTATGAGCCAAAAATTAGTAACTTACCAGAATAAAAGCAACCAATAAATTGATAAAATTTTTTATTGCAATTCTATATTATTTAAAATGATAGCATGACATGCCAGAAGAATTATTACATATATTGAATAGGTAATAGGTAGTTATTTTTATCTGGTAACCACACTACATGAAAGCCATTATTCCGGTAGCAGGTATTGGTTCTAAGCTGAGACCTCATACTCATACGCAGCCTAAAGCGCTGGTGCCAGTAGCAGGCAAACCCATACTAGCTCATATTATAGATAGCCTTATTGAAGGTGGAATCAGGGAATTTATTCTGATAATAGGCTATTTAGGCGATAAAATTGAAAAATATATTGAAGCTACTTATCCAGATATCAAAGTAGATTTTATAATTCAGGAACCCCGTGAAGGCCTTGGACATGCCATCTGGCTTACGAAAGAATATCTGCTTCAGGAAAAGGAGATACTCATTGTACTGGGCGACACTATTGTAAATACAGATTTGCAGCAGATACTACAGTCTGAACACACCATTCTGGGTGTAATGAAAGTACATAATCCTTCTTTATTTGGGGTAGCAGAAATTGAACACAATGGAATCATCAAACGGCTGGTAGAAAAGCCTAGAATTCCTAAATCAAATCTTGCGCTGGTAGGAATTTATAAAATCAATAATCCCCCATTGCTGTTTTCTTCGCTCCAATACTTAATTGACCATGGAATAAAAACCCAGAATGACTATCACCTGACCGATGGATTGATGCACATGATTGAAGCTGGTGAAAAAATGACCACTATACAGGTAAATAACTGGTACGACTGTGGCAGAAAAGAAACTTTACTAGAAGCTAATGCTATTTTATTGAACCGTTCAGCCTATAAACATATCCATTATGAGCAATTTCCCGGCAGCATTATTGTTCCGCCGGTAAGTCTGGGAGAATCATGTCAGATTAAGAATTCCATTATCGGACCTAATGTTGCTATCGGTGAGCATACAACCATTCAATCTTCCATTATTGAGAATAGTATTATAGGTTCATTTAGTGAACTGGAAAATGTAGTATTACAGGAATCTATTATAGGCAATGATTCTTCTTTAAAAGGATTAAGCCAAAGCCTGAATATTGGGGATAATACCGAAATTAACTTCAGTACATAAGAATTGGCTACTTTACTTGTTATTAAATTAAGATAAATCTTTCAGATATTTTACCTATAGCCTATTTGAAAACTCCGTTTACAACGATTTTATGGACAGGTTTCCTGGTAGGCTTACTTGATGGCATAGCAGCTATAGTTAATTTTCTTGTCTCTGGCGGAGGAAACCCGGTCAGGATATTTTATTATATTGCCAGTGGTGTTTTCGGGAAAACAGCGTTTGTAGCGGGTAATCAGATGCTATTTTGGGGCTTACTATTCCACTTTATGATTGCCTATATTTTTACAGCTTTTTATTTCTGGTTATACCCTAAGGTAAATTTTTTCTCTACGCACGTAATCTTATCAGGGATGATATATGGGATCGTGGTATGGATAGTAATGAATCTGCTAGTGTTGCCTCTCAGTAATACGCCTAAATTACCATTTAGTAGCACACAAGCAATTATAGGAATAGGTATTCATATGTTCCTGGTAGGATTACCAATTTCTTTACTTATGCATCAGTATTTTACAGGGTATCAACACAAAAAAGCCTGATCTATTTTATTGTTGTAAAATACTCATCAAGTATTTACCATATCCGCTTTTGATGAGGGGTTTGGCAATGGCCATTAATTCATCAGCGGTAATAAAACCCTCCCGGTAGGCGATTTCTTCTATACAGCCAATTTTAAGTCCTTGCCGTTCTTCTATTACTTGTACAAAATTGCCAGCCTGCATCAGAGAAGTAAATGTACCTGTATCAAGCCAGGCAGTGCCTCTATCCAGAATCCCTACTTTCAGTTTTCCTCTTTGCAAATATGTTTTGTTTACATCTGTAATTTCGTATTCTCCCCGGGCGCTTGGTTCTAAACTTTTGGCAATTGATACCACTTCGTTATCATAAAAATATAAACCCGGTACGGCATAATTTGATTTGGGATGAGCCGGTTTTTCTTCGATGGAAATAGCCTGGTTATTTTTGTCAAATTCCACTACACCATACCTTTCCGGATCTTGTACATGATAAGCGAATACAATGCCTCCATCCGGGTCATTATTTGATTTAAGCAGTTTGCCCAGACCACTCCGGTAGAATATATTATCTCCCAGAATCAACGCCACTTTATCACCTCCGATAAACTCTTCACCAATTACAAAAGCTTGTGCTAATCCATTGGGTTCATACTGCACAGCATAAGTAAAAGAACAACCCAGATTCCGGCCATCTCCCAAAAGTTTCCTGAACAAGTCAAGGTCATGCGGTGTAGAAATAATCAGTATATCCTGGATACCAGCCATCATCAACGTAGACAATGGGTAATAAATCATGGGCTTATCGTAAACTGGCATCAATTGCTTACTTATGGCTAATGTAAGCGGATGCAAACGAGTACCTGAGCCGCCGGCTAAAATGATTCCTTTCATATGATTAATAAGCAGACTATAAACTGAGGTGCAAAATTGGCCTTTTATATTTTTATCACAAGAGTTCAGTGCATTATTTGTGATTCATAAACCAATCCCAGGTAATTTGTAAGCCCTGTTTGATTTTTACAGCCGGTTGATAGTTTAACAATGTATTTGCTTTACTTATATCTGCCAAACTATTCCGAATGTCACCAGAACGTTCGGCAACATAGGTTGGCTTAAGTGTTGAACCTGTAATGGCCGCCAGTGAGTAAAATAATTGATTTAATGAAGTGCTTTCTCCAA from Rhodocytophaga rosea carries:
- a CDS encoding sensor histidine kinase, with product MTFNKFNIGVTVRILILFGCLWLVTYCYFHDYSTYILVSLSVFVATLLIELINYVNKTNNELAKFIMAVKYTDFSYHFNEKEAPQSFKQLRHAFNEVHDTFRQLRFEKETHHQYLQTIIEFIDTGILSFDTTGEVEMMNQSFKKMLNVPYMKNVKSLQKKNEPLFKAITELKVGQHTLLKLDVNQNTLKLMLSATSFKAHGKKFMLIAFQNVSAALEENETATWQKLLRVMTHEIMNSVAPISSLADTLSKRLSQSESMIMADNDLLGEEEMEPIRDVFEDVALGVDVIHKRSQGLLKFAETYRNLSKIGDPVVENVLVKELFETIYRLMHTDLEKKGIELKVSVTPPNLPLQADPRLLEQVLINLVLNASEAVKNREKPVIKLIGILSETNKPIIEVVDNGIGIPPELAENIFIPFFTTNKNGSGIGLSLSKQIMQVHKGSIQMQSVENEGTVFSLRF
- a CDS encoding Ezrin/radixin/moesin family protein, coding for MKNYVLILILCLSVSFVSNSYAQKRKKSKEDKATEKEWKKKAKSLDPLEYKSLVDEQSKLKSEASELNAKVLGFEEQMSVKDTEIEKLKAELQEAKTKLADEQSSNVTGSGSKISAKGVIFKVQIGAFRNKDLSKYFENNQNFSGDVDPDGVKKYTLGYFGEYWEADNFKKYLREMGVKDAWIVPYKDGERVNIKDVLEGAI
- a CDS encoding sugar phosphate nucleotidyltransferase; this translates as MKAIIPVAGIGSKLRPHTHTQPKALVPVAGKPILAHIIDSLIEGGIREFILIIGYLGDKIEKYIEATYPDIKVDFIIQEPREGLGHAIWLTKEYLLQEKEILIVLGDTIVNTDLQQILQSEHTILGVMKVHNPSLFGVAEIEHNGIIKRLVEKPRIPKSNLALVGIYKINNPPLLFSSLQYLIDHGIKTQNDYHLTDGLMHMIEAGEKMTTIQVNNWYDCGRKETLLEANAILLNRSAYKHIHYEQFPGSIIVPPVSLGESCQIKNSIIGPNVAIGEHTTIQSSIIENSIIGSFSELENVVLQESIIGNDSSLKGLSQSLNIGDNTEINFST
- a CDS encoding DUF1440 domain-containing protein; its protein translation is MKTPFTTILWTGFLVGLLDGIAAIVNFLVSGGGNPVRIFYYIASGVFGKTAFVAGNQMLFWGLLFHFMIAYIFTAFYFWLYPKVNFFSTHVILSGMIYGIVVWIVMNLLVLPLSNTPKLPFSSTQAIIGIGIHMFLVGLPISLLMHQYFTGYQHKKA
- the rfbA gene encoding glucose-1-phosphate thymidylyltransferase RfbA, which translates into the protein MKGIILAGGSGTRLHPLTLAISKQLMPVYDKPMIYYPLSTLMMAGIQDILIISTPHDLDLFRKLLGDGRNLGCSFTYAVQYEPNGLAQAFVIGEEFIGGDKVALILGDNIFYRSGLGKLLKSNNDPDGGIVFAYHVQDPERYGVVEFDKNNQAISIEEKPAHPKSNYAVPGLYFYDNEVVSIAKSLEPSARGEYEITDVNKTYLQRGKLKVGILDRGTAWLDTGTFTSLMQAGNFVQVIEERQGLKIGCIEEIAYREGFITADELMAIAKPLIKSGYGKYLMSILQQ